The proteins below come from a single Mya arenaria isolate MELC-2E11 chromosome 8, ASM2691426v1 genomic window:
- the LOC128244203 gene encoding uncharacterized protein LOC128244203 — protein MSDGATKLDDDGSVQSGIKRAGRTRICKQCKYTTTDVREFSNHRLHAHADENNDESKTVTRKTNLRRKSSAASEKSIVTPTEVDFEKDLLKEDNKSTKTDFDISVEQKQTMASEQISPELLSSLALAPRKTSVNDSNNESMERATIENMNGVGEEVLMEKDDDQDDEPRLIIADASENGDIAESELNNSDGLAPSRSGNIQNRNYLCGNCDYSTTSAKTFLHHQRDVHNSGIAIYECDFCDYATKYKQKLPRHRRLHFFGKDGLQESDLESSLTDRELREHMNNTSVNMELLNGEEDLDDDAEMYDEDDEDMVTLSSREEQVATPGGSIVGDVKKKRIRQEVDPLKYYEVVDDVGVKYACSKCGNVYKWRKSLNKHWKEKHCGETPDLTKPPATLQNYTLYSRYKAKYGGQPPPPAAPNVVYGAAAAPPANQIKHRGTPTSSHSGSSRLDEDQLQSFQSVSSLSNVVMPRKIGPFIGGTNSNNNSMFNPAVTLASLAKGSPRTAESHHDVRHMMHESMEASREKAKLIERAREMFSQQSKSMTAGDAQQMEPLDFSKKSSDSSSKSETSARSEHSWGDNNSESDSLTEMPISMMVSQANNQIAAAMKQSQAMEVDSSVLQCGKCNFTAKTLTDYSSHMTLHLNKRAFKCAECHAHFTGIEELNQHFLDSHSEKIQEHKEAIQKIPHGLQQTYHLLRMPLDSISNLSSQELASNEPKQLKCNMCSFVAKWPAELQKHAVSHSEERPFVCMVCGSTYKWKWDLVKHFEKSHSSLPNPYKRREGGGVMAANSPATPPPDMMSTPKQEPPMMIDIAAMQAGYADNEMPPAKKRRLSESEMQQGTEHYFRELVERQMQARHELGQLELPPHLKMHMQNRGAFSDPMPKLRNEVMRDELENQTPKRNVHEALKQRLNNGNNKMDIITPSPPSSLKVEKKTDSKGNEVMLPYKCTVCEYRARWPSEISQHMKNHSNEKPFHCPRCSYKSKWKWDVVKHLRRCGGGTVHDVIDTTKVKKMAPPNVMVMPASSGHQQQSPSMNSHSMKKPSPNQPVFPTYSMNLPISLPSSVSKSLAANFSMVKNGLDNRENMDIDGNNRSAFRSLTSPSIHGCPECPFVGNSPTELKRHALLHSEAKPFSCHTCGYSTRWKCDLKKHMKNYGHANTTITLDSGDDEMENNHDEFTEMSDLDSDEDQSTLYMCPQCPYNSYKKKAYEHHLKIHGGWNSMNDDTPDKMSKQKESSSKYKCSKCSFHGNDLSSFLQHKRSHQAEENEAQDRSVTPVSDVSNRTIQLKHRRKPVKQLKCSQCPYVCFKQASLDIHDAMHIIRGSETCLCLYCTYNVFNKSLLLKHMRLHPEYNPAECSEAEGKVTAAELMEMEDLEEKEINGDDSESSDENNFGDSQNEDDILDFSANASRTSTPVSLPNGSGNGKQQPSPTNNNSILSNMNNNEKTSPSSGMNLPCEWCSATFPNVVALYHHSQSLHPNQLQAQEAGDVAARQAPSKESPLEQIVRERQREYQVYHQFMARQQPQIALQIQSQLQSGAQGSSDLLRKLVPLAPKPQTSTTQSPGGQTQPLDVNIPMDVSSQGEQLSPNQLAALRARKSVSLQKKARSFQCTKCTFTAPNAVTYLRHIERHGSNCKHTCLYCDYSIDRLNLLYQHMKGTHPSKWSGTTEEKISLSVNAEDGNNNFIEEAEDNAAEDPDADASAEYLNGREAAITEGGALFDFQTQGLKPTLVLLDETTWRGVQIQVCSLDGRRHFKCLKCMYINSNAANTANHSQQHGLFA, from the coding sequence ATGTCTGATGGTGCCACAAAACTTGATGATGATGGCAGTGTGCAGTCAGGCATAAAACGAGCAGGACGCACCAGAATCTGCAAACAGTGCAAATACACCACTACTGATGTGCGTGAATTTTCTAATCATCGACTTCACGCTCATGCTGATGAAAATAACGACGAAAGTAAGACTGTGACTCGTAAAACCAATTTGAGGAGAAAATCGTCTGCTGCAAGTGAAAAATCTATCGTGACACCTACCGAAGTTGACTTTGAAAAGGATTTATTGAAAGAGGATAATAAATCCACAAAAACTGACTTTGACATATCAgttgaacaaaaacaaacaatggctAGTGAACAAATTTCACCAGAATTACTGAGCAGTTTAGCGTTAGCTCCACGAAAGACCTCTGTAAATGACTCGAATAATGAGTCAATGGAGCGAGCCACTATTGAGAATATGAATGGAGTTGGAGAAGAAGTCTTGATGGAGAAAGACGATGATCAAGACGATGAGCCTAGACTCATTATTGCAGACGCAAGTGAAAATGGTGACATTGCCGAAAGTGAACTGAACAATTCAGATGGACTTGCCCCTAGTCGTAGTGGAAATATTCAAAACAGAAATTACCTCTGCGGAAATTGTGATTATAGCACTACTAGTGCTAAAACATTTCTTCACCATCAGCGTGATGTTCACAATTCTGGAATAGCTATTTACGAATGTGACTTTTGTGACTACGCCACAAAATATAAGCAGAAACTTCCACGTCATCGCCGCCTGCATTTCTTTGGCAAAGATGGCTTACAGGAGTCTGACTTAGAAAGCAGTCTAACTGATAGAGAACTTAGAGAACATATGAACAATACTAGTGTTAACATGGAACTGTTGAATGGTGAAGAAGACTTAGATGATGATGCTGAGATgtatgatgaagatgatgaggATATGGTTACATTGTCATCTCGTGAAGAACAGGTTGCAACCCCTGGTGGGTCCATTGTGGGTGATGTTAAGAAAAAGAGGATCAGACAGGAAGTTGATCCATTAAAATACTATGAAGTTGTTGACGACGTTGGCGTGAAGTATGCCTGTTCTAAATGTGGCAATGTGTACAAATGGCGAAAGTCCTTGAACAAACACTGGAAAGAGAAGCATTGTGGGGAGACGCCAGATCTCACAAAACCTCCTGCAACTCTGCAGAATTACACACTATATTCCCGCTACAAGGCCAAGTATGGGGGCCAGCCACCCCCACCTGCAGCCCCAAATGTTGTGTATGGGGCAGCAGCAGCACCCCCTGCCAACCAGATCAAACACCGGGGAACACCAACATCCAGTCACAGTGGTTCGAGTCGCCTTGACGAGGATCAACTCCAATCATTTCAGTCAGTCTCTAGTCTGTCCAATGTTGTCATGCCTCGAAAGATTGGTCCATTCATTGGAGGTACCAACTCCAACAACAATTCCATGTTCAACCCAGCAGTCACTCTTGCCAGTCTTGCCAAGGGCTCGCCAAGGACTGCTGAAAGCCACCACGATGTTCGACACATGATGCATGAATCCATGGAAGCCAGCCGAGAGAAGGCGAAACTCATCGAAAGAGCTCGAGAGATGTTTAGCCAGCAAAGTAAATCAATGACAGCAGGAGATGCCCAACAGATGGAACCCCTAGATTTTTCCAAGAAGTCATCAGACTCCAGCAGCAAATCCGAGACAAGCGCTAGGTCTGAGCATTCCTGGGGCGATAACAATAGTGAGAGCGACAGTCTAACAGAGATGCCTATATCAATGATGGTATCTCAGGCCAACAATCAGATTGCTGCTGCCATGAAGCAAAGCCAAGCTATGGAAGTTGATTCTTCAGTTCTGCAATGTGGAAAGTGCAACTTCACTGCTAAGACACTCACTGATTATAGTTCACACATGACCCTGCATCTGAACAAACGTGCATTCAAGTGTGCTGAATGCCATGCTCATTTTACGGGTATTGAAGAGCTGAACCAGCATTTCCTTGACAGCCATTCTGAGAAGATTCAGGAACACAAGGAAGCCATTCAGAAGATTCCCCATGGACTACAGCAGACATACCATTTGCTGAGAATGCCACTAGACTCCATCTCCAATCTTTCTTCACAAGAACTGGCATCCAATGAACCGAAGCAGCTTAAATGCAACATGTGCAGCTTTGTCGCTAAATGGCCAGCAGAGCTTCAGAAGCACGCTGTCTCACACTCAGAAGAGCGTCCGTTTGTTTGCATGGTCTGCGGGTCAACATACAAATGGAAATGGGACTTGGTAAAACACTTTGAGAAAAGCCACAGTTCCCTACCTAATCCCTACAAGCGGCGCGAAGGCGGTGGGGTAATGGCTGCCAACTCACCAGCCACCCCTCCCCCAGATATGATGTCTACCCCAAAGCAGGAACCACCCATGATGATTGACATAGCTGCAATGCAGGCTGGGTATGCTGATAATGAAATGCCCCCTGCTAAGAAACGCCGTCTCTCAGAGTCTGAGATGCAACAAGGTACTGAACATTACTTCAGAGAACTTGTGGAGAGGCAGATGCAAGCTAGGCATGAACTTGGTCAGCTTGAGCTACCTCCTCATCTTAAAATGCATATGCAAAACAGAGGTGCGTTTTCCGACCCCATGCCCAAGCTGAGGAATGAAGTGATGAGAGATGAGCTTGAAAACCAGACGCCTAAGAGGAATGTTCATGAAGCCCTGAAACAGAGACTTAACAACGGCAACAACAAGATGGACATTATAACTCCTTCCCCGCCTTCTTCACTCAAAGTTGAAAAGAAGACTGACAGTAAGGGCAACGAGGTGATGCTGCCGTATAAATGTACAGTTTGCGAGTATCGAGCCAGGTGGCCATCTGAGATCTCCCAGCACATGAAGAACCATTCTAATGAGAAGCCATTCCATTGCCCACGCTGTAGCTACAAGAGCAAGTGGAAGTGGGATGTTGTTAAACACCTTCGTCGATGCGGGGGCGGGACTGTGCATGATGTCATCGACACAACCAAGGTCAAGAAGATGGCTCCACCCAATGTTATGGTTATGCCCGCCTCTTCTGGCCACCAGCAGCAAAGTCCATCAATGAATTCTCACTCAATGAAGAAGCCAAGTCCAAACCAGCCAGTCTTCCCAACATACAGCATGAATCTGCCCATATCTCTACCATCTTCAGTCAGCAAGAGCCTTGCAGCAAACTTTAGCATGGTCAAGAATGGCCTGGACAATAGAGAGAATATGGACATCGATGGCAATAACAGGTCGGCCTTCCGCAGTCTCACCTCTCCCAGTATTCATGGCTGCCCTGAGTGTCCATTTGTTGGCAACAGTCCAACAGAACTGAAGCGCCACGCCTTGCTTCACTCCGAGGCGAAGCCATTTAGCTGCCACACATGTGGTTATAGCACACGCTGGAAATGTGACCTAAAAAAGCATATGAAGAATTACGGCCATGCCAATACCACAATAACACTTGACAGTGGTGACGATGAGATGGAAAACAACCATGACGAATTCACAGAGATGTCCGATTTAGACAGTGATGAGGACCAGTCCACCCTATACATGTGTCCTCAATGCCCATACAATTCATACAAGAAAAAGGCGTATGAGCATCACCTCAAAATCCACGGCGGATGGAACAGTATGAATGATGATACCCCTGATAAGATGTCAAAGCAGAAAGAAAGTTCTTCCAAGTATAAGTGCTCTAAATGCAGTTTTCATGGCAATGACTTGTCGTCATTCCTCCAGCACAAGCGATCTCACCAGGCTGAAGAAAATGAAGCTCAAGACAGGAGCGTTACACCAGTCAGTGATGTTTCAAACAGAACTATTCAGTTGAAACATCGCAGAAAGCCAGTGAAGCAGTTGAAATGTAGCCAGTGTCCCTATGTCTGTTTCAAACAAGCCAGTCTAGACATTCACGATGCCATGCATATCATCCGAGGCTCAGAGACCTGTCTGTGTCTTTATTGCACTTATAATGTGTTCAACAAGTCCCTGCTCTTGAAGCATATGAGACTACATCCAGAGTACAACCCAGCTGAGTGTTCCGAAGCTGAGGGCAAGGTCACTGCTGCTGAACTGATGGAGATGGAAGACCTCGAAGAAAAGGAGATCAACGGTGATGATTCTGAAAGCTCTGACGAGAATAACTTTGGTGACTCTCAGAATGAAGATGACATCCTGGATTTCTCAGCAAATGCTTCACGAACATCTACACCCGTCAGTTTACCTAATGGTAGTGGTAACGGTAAGCAACAACCTTCACCTACCAATAACAATTCCATCCTCAGCAACATGAATAACAATGAGAAGACTAGTCCCAGTTCAGGCATGAATCTGCCCTGTGAGTGGTGTTCAGCAACATTCCCGAATGTGGTTGCACTTTATCACCACAGTCAGAGCTTGCACCCGAACCAGTTGCAAGCCCAAGAGGCTGGTGATGTCGCAGCCCGACAGGCTCCCAGCAAGGAGTCCCCGCTGGAACAGATTGTAAGGGAGAGGCAGCGGGAGTACCAGGTGTACCATCAGTTTATGGCCCGTCAACAGCCCCAGATTGCCCTCCAGATCCAGAGCCAGCTGCAGTCTGGAGCCCAGGGCTCTTCTGATCTCCTCCGCAAGCTGGTCCCCCTCGCCCCCAAGCCCCAGACGTCCACCACACAAAGCCCTGGAGGACAGACGCAGCCACTGGATGTCAACATTCCGATGGATGTCTCGAGCCAAGGTGAGCAGCTTTCACCTAATCAACTAGCAGCTCTTCGAGCAAGAAAAAGTGTCAGTCTTCAGAAGAAAGCTAGATCATTTCAATGTACAAAATGCACATTTACAGCTCCAAATGCAGTCACTTATCTTCGTCATATTGAACGCCATGGTAGCAACTGTAAACATACCTGTCTTTACTGTGATTACAGCATAGATCGCCTGAACCTGTTGTACCAGCACATGAAGGGAACGCACCCATCCAAGTGGTCTGGCACTACCGAGGAGAAGATCAGTCTGAGTGTAAACGCAGAGGACGGCAACAATAACTTCATTGAGGAAGCTGAGGACAATGCTGCAGAAGATCCGGACGCTGATGCCAGTGCAGAATATCTCAATGGCAGAGAGGctgctatcactgaaggtggcGCACTGTTCGATTTCCAGACACAAGGGCTCAAGCCGACCTTGGTGTTACTAGATGAGACCACTTGGAGAGGTGTGCAAATTCAGGTGTGTAGTCTCGATGGTAGGAGACATTTCAAGTGCCTTAAGTGTATGTACATAAATTCAAATGCAGCAAACACTGCCAACCATTCCCAGCAGCATGGACTGTTTGCATAA